One region of Flavobacterium sp. GSB-24 genomic DNA includes:
- the dinB gene encoding DNA polymerase IV, giving the protein MARAIVHMDLDTFFVSCERLTNSELRDKPLIIGGGDRGVVASCSYEARKFGVRSAMPIQMALKLCPDAKVMKGDMELYSQLSHDVTQILQEKAPVLEKASIDEFYLDITGMDKFHGSYKWTDELAKSVIKETGLPISFSLSINKTVSKIATGEGKPVGNLEIPEQGVQAFLNPLSIQKIPMVGNVTFQLLSRIGVRKIQTLAEMPPEVLQQMIGKNGLDIWKKANGIDHTPVEPYSERKSISTEHTFAQDTIDIAKLKRVLLGMVEKLAFQLRSEQWLTSTVTVKIRYANFDTETKQCRVAYTSADHVLTKNVMELFEKLYQRRMRLRLIGVRFSGLVRGTYQIDLFEDTQEMLSLYAAMDKMKNRYGFDAVMRCAGASFKPNNKDEILKRSK; this is encoded by the coding sequence ATGGCAAGGGCAATTGTACACATGGATTTGGATACTTTTTTTGTATCCTGTGAACGACTAACCAACTCAGAATTAAGAGACAAACCTCTTATTATTGGTGGAGGTGATCGTGGCGTTGTAGCCTCTTGTTCTTATGAAGCCCGCAAATTTGGGGTGCGTTCTGCAATGCCTATTCAAATGGCGCTGAAACTTTGTCCAGATGCAAAAGTTATGAAAGGGGACATGGAATTGTATTCACAATTATCGCACGATGTTACTCAAATTCTTCAGGAAAAAGCACCCGTTTTAGAAAAAGCCAGTATCGATGAATTTTATCTGGATATTACTGGAATGGATAAATTTCACGGAAGCTATAAATGGACAGATGAATTGGCAAAATCTGTAATAAAAGAAACTGGTCTGCCAATTAGTTTTTCGCTATCTATTAATAAAACTGTTTCTAAAATTGCAACTGGCGAAGGCAAACCTGTAGGGAATCTCGAAATTCCTGAGCAAGGAGTTCAGGCTTTTTTAAATCCGTTATCGATTCAAAAAATCCCGATGGTTGGAAATGTCACTTTTCAGCTTTTATCCCGAATTGGTGTTCGTAAAATTCAGACTTTAGCAGAAATGCCTCCTGAGGTTTTACAGCAGATGATTGGAAAAAATGGTTTGGACATCTGGAAAAAAGCCAACGGAATCGACCATACGCCTGTAGAACCTTACAGTGAAAGAAAATCAATTTCTACCGAACATACTTTTGCTCAGGATACAATCGATATTGCCAAACTAAAAAGAGTGCTTTTAGGAATGGTCGAAAAACTGGCTTTTCAGCTTCGATCTGAACAATGGTTAACCTCAACAGTTACGGTTAAAATACGTTATGCCAATTTTGATACAGAAACCAAACAATGCAGAGTAGCTTATACATCAGCAGATCACGTTTTGACCAAAAATGTAATGGAACTTTTTGAGAAATTGTATCAGCGTCGTATGCGTTTACGTTTGATTGGTGTTCGCTTTAGCGGATTAGTTAGAGGCACCTACCAAATTGATCTTTTTGAAGATACTCAGGAAATGCTTTCACTTTATGCCGCTATGGATAAAATGAAAAACCGTTATGGCTTTGATGCCGTAATGCGCTGTGCCGGAGCTTCTTTTAAACCCAATAACAAAGACGAAATTTTAAAACGCAGTAAATAA
- the dnaE gene encoding DNA polymerase III subunit alpha: MYLNCHSYHSLRYGTIPLDKLIEEAVSYGVKAMALTDINTVTGIYDFIKACIEKEIKPLVGMEFRCSHEFRYIGLAQNAEGLAEMNRFLTNHNFSGEKLPLTAPEFKSVFVIYTLENAPKVLRENEFIGIRPEEVSRLFTSEHKDKISKMVVLQSVTFRNKKEFNLHKILRAIDTNIILSKLTEADYCRTSEKMLPVESLLPFYEKYPEIIINTEKIINSCNFEYDFSTPKNKKFFTTSRQEDLKMLTDLAMKGLKRRYGNENPEAKKRIEKELKVIDKLEFSGYFLITWDIVRYSNSQGFMHIGRGSGANSIIAYCLGITDICPLELDLYFERFLNLNRKSPPDFDIDWSWKERNIILEYIFDKYGRDHVAFCGTNVEFKHRSIFREVGKVFGLPKEELDMLAKNPMALQETNSIVQLVQYYSLMMNKYPNQRSMHACGIIISEEPITNYTPLEMPPKGFPIVLFDMHIAEEIGFEKFDILSQRGIGHIDDSVKLIEKNRGIKVDIRDTSISKDEAVCNVHLAQGKTIGCFYIESPAMRGLLRRLNCDNYRILVAASSIIRPGVAQSGMMKEYIFRHNNPDQFQYFHEVFKEHLGETYGIMVYQEDVIKIAQHYGGVPAADGDILRRAMSGKGRSKEALQKVKDNFFASCAQKGHPEALSQEIYRQIESFAGFSFCKAHSASYAVESYQSLYLKINYPVEFMTAVINNQGGFYRTEVYVHEARMSGAAILNPCVNKSEYQTTVYGNDIYLGFMHLQGLESKIANLIESDREKNGEFISLEDFINRIPIGIESIKILIFIDAFRFTGKTKNQLLVIASLLLNNFKPENRSLMLLQEPVKEYKLPTLDRSVFEDAFDEIELLSFPVSCTVFDLLQTKYRGDVMAKDLVSHHKKQVRMLAYLIARKQVPTKKGNMYFGTWIDHEGSYFDTAHFPDSLAQHPFQGGGCYLLLGNVEVDYHFPTITILKMAKMPFIPDPRYMDAKDQFKTQRLIKEDVSPTHREPYPQGHEINLPRHRMKF, translated from the coding sequence ATGTATCTCAATTGTCATTCATATCATTCATTACGTTACGGCACAATTCCTCTTGATAAACTTATCGAGGAGGCCGTTTCCTATGGTGTTAAAGCAATGGCACTTACTGATATTAATACAGTAACAGGAATTTATGATTTTATAAAAGCATGTATTGAAAAAGAGATTAAACCATTGGTCGGAATGGAGTTTCGATGCAGTCATGAGTTTCGATATATCGGTTTGGCTCAAAATGCTGAAGGTTTGGCTGAAATGAATCGTTTTTTAACGAATCATAATTTCAGCGGAGAAAAACTGCCATTAACTGCACCCGAATTCAAATCGGTTTTTGTAATTTATACTTTAGAAAATGCTCCGAAAGTTCTTCGTGAAAATGAATTTATCGGCATTCGTCCCGAAGAAGTTTCAAGACTTTTCACATCAGAACATAAAGATAAAATTTCTAAAATGGTTGTACTGCAATCGGTAACTTTCAGAAATAAAAAAGAATTTAATCTGCATAAAATTCTGCGTGCAATTGATACGAATATTATCTTATCAAAATTAACAGAAGCTGATTATTGCAGAACTTCTGAAAAAATGTTGCCTGTAGAATCGCTGTTACCTTTTTATGAAAAGTATCCTGAAATTATAATTAACACAGAGAAAATTATTAATTCCTGCAATTTTGAATATGATTTTTCTACTCCAAAAAACAAAAAATTCTTTACTACAAGTCGTCAGGAAGATTTAAAAATGCTTACCGACTTGGCTATGAAAGGATTAAAAAGACGTTATGGAAACGAGAATCCAGAAGCAAAAAAGCGTATAGAAAAGGAACTAAAAGTGATCGATAAATTAGAGTTCAGCGGTTATTTTTTAATTACTTGGGATATTGTACGCTACAGCAATAGTCAGGGTTTTATGCATATTGGCCGAGGCAGCGGTGCCAATAGTATTATAGCCTATTGTTTAGGCATTACAGATATTTGCCCATTAGAATTGGATTTGTATTTTGAGCGATTTTTAAATTTAAATCGTAAAAGTCCGCCCGATTTTGACATCGATTGGAGCTGGAAAGAGCGTAATATAATTTTAGAATATATTTTTGATAAATATGGCCGCGATCATGTTGCTTTTTGCGGTACCAATGTAGAATTCAAACACCGTTCTATTTTCAGGGAAGTCGGGAAAGTTTTTGGTCTTCCAAAAGAAGAATTAGATATGCTGGCCAAAAATCCAATGGCATTGCAAGAAACTAATTCTATTGTACAGCTGGTTCAGTATTATAGTCTTATGATGAATAAATATCCTAATCAGCGCAGTATGCATGCCTGTGGTATTATTATTTCTGAAGAACCGATCACCAATTATACGCCGTTGGAAATGCCTCCAAAAGGTTTTCCTATTGTACTTTTTGACATGCATATTGCCGAAGAAATTGGTTTCGAAAAATTCGATATTCTAAGTCAGCGTGGCATTGGGCATATCGATGACAGCGTAAAACTAATCGAAAAAAACCGAGGCATAAAAGTGGATATTCGTGACACTTCTATATCTAAAGATGAAGCTGTATGCAATGTTCATTTGGCACAAGGAAAAACCATTGGCTGTTTCTATATCGAAAGTCCCGCAATGCGTGGATTATTACGCCGTTTAAATTGTGATAATTATAGGATTCTTGTAGCGGCTTCTTCAATTATTCGCCCCGGCGTTGCACAATCCGGAATGATGAAAGAATATATTTTTCGTCATAATAATCCAGATCAGTTTCAATATTTTCATGAGGTTTTCAAAGAACATCTTGGCGAAACCTATGGTATTATGGTTTATCAGGAAGATGTGATCAAAATTGCCCAGCATTACGGAGGCGTTCCTGCAGCAGACGGTGATATTCTGCGTCGCGCCATGTCTGGAAAAGGGCGTTCTAAAGAAGCGCTTCAAAAAGTAAAAGATAATTTCTTTGCTTCGTGTGCCCAAAAAGGACATCCTGAAGCTCTTAGTCAGGAAATTTACCGCCAGATTGAATCGTTTGCAGGATTTTCATTTTGTAAAGCGCACTCTGCTTCTTATGCGGTAGAAAGTTACCAAAGTTTATATCTCAAGATCAATTATCCTGTAGAGTTTATGACAGCGGTTATTAATAATCAAGGCGGATTTTACAGAACAGAAGTTTATGTACACGAAGCACGTATGTCTGGCGCAGCGATCCTTAATCCGTGTGTGAATAAAAGTGAATATCAAACTACGGTTTATGGAAATGATATCTATCTAGGTTTTATGCACCTGCAGGGTTTAGAATCGAAAATAGCAAATTTGATCGAATCGGATCGGGAGAAAAATGGTGAATTTATTTCTTTGGAGGATTTTATCAACCGAATTCCAATTGGTATTGAAAGTATTAAAATTTTGATTTTTATAGATGCTTTTCGCTTTACAGGAAAAACCAAAAATCAGCTTCTCGTTATTGCCAGTTTACTTTTAAATAATTTTAAACCAGAAAACAGAAGTTTGATGCTTTTACAAGAACCCGTTAAAGAATATAAGCTTCCAACTTTAGATCGTTCTGTTTTTGAAGATGCTTTTGATGAAATCGAGCTTTTGAGTTTTCCTGTATCCTGTACCGTTTTTGATTTATTACAAACCAAATACCGCGGCGATGTTATGGCAAAAGATCTTGTCTCGCATCATAAAAAACAGGTTCGAATGCTGGCTTATTTAATTGCCCGAAAACAGGTTCCTACCAAAAAAGGAAATATGTATTTTGGAACTTGGATTGATCATGAAGGCTCTTATTTTGACACGGCGCATTTTCCTGATAGTCTGGCGCAGCATCCTTTTCAGGGCGGAGGCTGTTATTTGCTTTTAGGAAATGTAGAAGTCGATTATCACTTTCCAACCATAACGATCCTCAAAATGGCCAAGATGCCTTTTATCCCCGATCCTCGTTATATGGATGCAAAAGATCAGTTTAAAACACAGCGATTAATTAAGGAGGATGTTAGTCCTACGCATCGCGAACCTTATCCGCAGGGACATGAAATTAATCTGCCGAGACATCGAATGAAATTTTAG
- a CDS encoding phosphatase PAP2 family protein — translation MFLKTISLVFLFGLFSANAQQNDSIVKIDSTSNHLKFNYKQLIIPSALIGYGVIGIGNDQLLSFNHQIKNEVTEDIDEKITIDDFSQYAPAASVYALNAFGVKGKNNLRDRSVIFVTSYVIMASTVLGLKSIVHEERPDGSSNNSFPSGHTATAFAGAEFLWQEYKDKSIWYGIAGYAVATGTGLFRIYNNRHWLTDVAAGAGIGILSTKLAYWMNPYITKKLFKSSSESKSTSMVMPFYNGQQYGLGFVKVF, via the coding sequence ATGTTCCTCAAAACGATTTCCCTTGTATTCCTGTTCGGATTATTTTCTGCAAATGCACAGCAAAATGATTCAATTGTAAAAATTGACAGTACTTCAAATCATTTAAAATTTAATTACAAACAATTAATTATTCCAAGTGCATTAATTGGCTATGGTGTTATTGGAATTGGAAATGATCAACTCCTAAGTTTTAATCATCAAATTAAGAATGAAGTTACTGAAGACATTGACGAGAAAATTACTATTGACGATTTCTCTCAATACGCACCCGCAGCATCTGTTTATGCTTTGAATGCTTTTGGAGTAAAAGGTAAAAACAATCTACGAGATCGTTCTGTAATATTTGTGACTTCTTATGTTATAATGGCTTCAACGGTTTTAGGTTTAAAATCGATTGTGCATGAAGAACGTCCAGACGGAAGTTCGAACAATTCTTTTCCTTCAGGACATACTGCGACTGCTTTTGCCGGAGCCGAGTTTTTATGGCAGGAATACAAAGATAAATCGATTTGGTACGGAATTGCCGGATATGCCGTTGCAACCGGAACTGGATTATTTAGAATTTACAATAACCGCCACTGGTTAACCGATGTCGCTGCAGGAGCTGGAATTGGAATTTTGAGCACCAAATTAGCGTATTGGATGAATCCTTATATTACCAAAAAATTATTCAAATCTTCTTCTGAAAGTAAGTCAACTTCTATGGTAATGCCTTTTTATAATGGGCAGCAATATGGATTGGGTTTTGTGAAAGTTTTTTAG
- a CDS encoding LexA family transcriptional regulator has protein sequence MSLFSDNIRALRVKHKISQEKLAQNLRITRGRYVKYEDGTSEAPYDILKQIALYFHMSIDLLLSVDIRKINVENLIKLEGNRLILPIQVDSFGENYIEIVSQKAKAGYLNGYADPEYIESLQQVSLPFLGPGKHRGFPVEGDSMPPHEDGSIIIGRYVERLGEVMDGKTYILITKNEGMVYKRLNKNKKNSLVLESDNSFYPNYEVKASDILEIWEYECNIGRSDKKQTLSETESMKELLLEVKREVMEIKNNTSNT, from the coding sequence ATGTCCTTATTTTCAGACAATATCAGAGCATTAAGGGTTAAGCATAAAATATCACAAGAAAAGTTAGCCCAAAACCTAAGAATTACAAGAGGTAGATACGTTAAATACGAAGATGGAACTTCCGAAGCGCCGTATGACATTTTAAAGCAAATCGCTTTATATTTTCATATGAGTATCGATTTGTTATTGTCTGTCGATATACGTAAAATAAACGTAGAAAATTTAATAAAACTAGAAGGCAATCGACTTATTTTACCCATACAGGTAGATAGTTTTGGGGAGAATTATATCGAAATTGTATCTCAAAAAGCAAAAGCCGGTTACCTCAACGGTTATGCCGATCCAGAATACATTGAAAGTTTGCAGCAGGTTTCTCTTCCTTTTTTAGGGCCTGGTAAACACCGCGGATTTCCTGTAGAAGGTGATTCGATGCCGCCACACGAAGATGGTTCTATTATTATCGGACGTTATGTGGAAAGGTTAGGAGAGGTGATGGATGGTAAGACCTATATCTTGATTACCAAAAATGAAGGTATGGTCTACAAACGTCTCAATAAAAACAAAAAGAATTCTTTAGTTTTGGAATCTGATAATAGTTTTTACCCAAATTATGAAGTGAAAGCTTCTGATATTTTAGAGATTTGGGAGTACGAATGCAACATCGGCCGATCTGATAAAAAACAAACCTTATCTGAAACTGAAAGTATGAAAGAACTGCTTCTTGAAGTAAAAAGAGAAGTGATGGAGATTAAGAATAATACTTCGAACACTTAA